The following proteins are co-located in the Streptomyces bottropensis ATCC 25435 genome:
- a CDS encoding ABC transporter substrate-binding protein — protein sequence MRDVIRDAPAPTRRALLKYSGALGAAAAVSSSLAACSAGPESTNDTGDGGSGGNGTLTAVIGYGNDGSWDPTQTASAFCMAANNHIYEGLLDTDPLSREPYPALATAVPTDTGATSWTFELRPGATFHDGRPVTADDVVFVYERILDPGTQTLAKGFFASWLKEVRKIDARNVELVLKFPFPDGVSRLTLAKIMPKHVYSRPGAWEDAIRGKAIGSGPYRQTAHHPKSNTTFEAYADYNGPRPAAFRKMNWLTIVDAAPRVAKISGASAGAQIADNIPYANIGQLEKGGMSVQGGSGMNNLFLLFDTRRKPFDDVRVRQALHYAIDRDKMIEVALKGHGRAASSFLNEQNPSYRPAKNVYAYDPDRAKALLAEAGVKNLRIEILAVNVSWIVDCLPTVKASWDAIGVGTTLSPQETTAVFTKLDQGRDYQVVAAASNPNQFGLDADLIMHYNYGPQNLWMRYARWADHAVARKLFRDMDRATREPDAEKKKAMIQDYIDIVAEQAVLYPVVHNELMTAWNPKRLSGIRAQPYPGINLLQAKWV from the coding sequence GCCGCCTGTTCGGCCGGGCCGGAGTCCACCAACGACACCGGTGACGGTGGGAGCGGCGGGAACGGCACCCTGACCGCCGTCATCGGCTACGGCAACGACGGCAGCTGGGACCCGACACAGACCGCGTCGGCCTTCTGCATGGCCGCGAACAACCACATCTACGAGGGGCTCCTCGACACGGACCCCCTCTCGCGCGAGCCGTACCCGGCGCTCGCCACGGCGGTGCCGACCGACACCGGCGCCACGTCCTGGACGTTCGAGCTGCGGCCCGGCGCCACCTTCCACGACGGCCGGCCGGTCACCGCCGACGACGTCGTCTTCGTGTACGAGCGCATCCTCGACCCCGGCACCCAGACACTCGCCAAGGGCTTCTTCGCGAGCTGGCTGAAGGAGGTCCGGAAGATCGACGCGCGCAACGTCGAGCTGGTGCTCAAGTTCCCCTTCCCCGACGGGGTCTCCCGGCTGACGCTGGCGAAGATCATGCCGAAGCACGTCTACTCCCGGCCCGGTGCCTGGGAGGACGCCATCAGGGGCAAGGCGATCGGTTCGGGGCCGTACCGGCAGACCGCGCACCACCCGAAGTCCAACACCACCTTCGAGGCGTACGCCGACTACAACGGGCCCCGCCCGGCGGCCTTCAGGAAGATGAACTGGCTGACCATCGTGGACGCGGCCCCGCGCGTCGCGAAGATCTCCGGCGCGAGCGCGGGCGCGCAGATCGCCGACAACATCCCGTACGCCAACATCGGGCAGCTGGAGAAGGGCGGCATGTCCGTCCAGGGCGGCTCCGGGATGAACAACCTCTTCCTGCTGTTCGACACCCGGCGCAAGCCCTTCGACGACGTGCGCGTGCGGCAGGCGCTGCACTACGCGATCGACCGCGACAAGATGATCGAGGTCGCGCTGAAGGGCCACGGAAGGGCGGCGAGCTCCTTCCTGAACGAACAGAACCCGAGCTACCGGCCGGCGAAGAACGTGTACGCGTACGACCCCGACCGGGCGAAGGCGCTGCTGGCGGAGGCCGGGGTGAAGAACCTGCGGATCGAGATCCTCGCGGTGAACGTCAGCTGGATCGTGGACTGTCTGCCGACGGTCAAGGCCTCCTGGGACGCGATCGGGGTCGGGACGACGCTGTCGCCGCAGGAGACCACCGCCGTCTTCACGAAGCTGGACCAGGGGCGGGACTACCAGGTGGTCGCCGCCGCCTCCAATCCCAACCAGTTCGGGCTCGACGCGGATCTGATCATGCACTACAACTACGGGCCGCAGAACCTGTGGATGCGGTACGCGCGGTGGGCCGACCATGCCGTGGCCAGGAAGCTGTTCCGGGACATGGACCGGGCGACCCGGGAACCGGACGCCGAGAAGAAGAAGGCGATGATCCAGGACTACATCGACATCGTCGCCGAGCAGGCCGTGCTCTATCCGGTCGTGCACAACGAGCTGATGACGGCGTGGAATCCGAAGCGGCTGTCGGGGATAAGGGCACAGCCCTATCCGGGGATCAACCTGCTCCAGGCCAAGTGGGTCTAG
- a CDS encoding M4 family metallopeptidase, with protein sequence MTTNGGHEPVFCTVVPPHVLDKLTRAEDPALADAARRTLERDAFERTHRRLTTVIGAPSIAAPAGAETGRPHRTIHDARHGTDLPGRKVRGEGDEPGKDATVNRAYAGLGATYELFWQSFARDSIDGNGLPLDATVHYDRDYNNAFWNGEQMVFGDGDGEIFLDFTIPIDVIGHELSHGVTQYTANLTYFGQPGALNESMSDVFGALIKQYTLGQTAAEADWLIGAGLLAPRVTGTALRSMKAPGTAYDDDVLGKDPQPATMDDYVRTGRDNGGVHINSGIPNHAFYLVATALGGQAWERAGQIWYDVLTGGELSKQALFVDFATLTVKAAKDRYGQGDELTAVLKAWEQVGVRTL encoded by the coding sequence ATGACGACCAACGGGGGCCACGAGCCCGTCTTCTGCACCGTCGTACCACCCCACGTCCTCGACAAGCTCACCCGCGCCGAGGACCCCGCACTCGCCGACGCCGCGCGCAGGACCCTGGAGCGCGACGCCTTCGAGCGCACCCACCGCCGTCTGACCACGGTCATCGGCGCCCCGAGCATCGCCGCGCCCGCCGGGGCCGAGACGGGCCGGCCGCACCGCACGATCCACGACGCCCGCCACGGCACGGACCTGCCCGGCAGGAAGGTGCGCGGCGAGGGCGACGAGCCCGGCAAGGACGCCACGGTCAACCGGGCGTACGCCGGCCTCGGTGCCACGTACGAGCTGTTCTGGCAGTCCTTCGCGCGCGACTCGATCGACGGCAACGGGCTGCCGCTGGACGCGACCGTGCACTACGACCGCGACTACAACAACGCCTTCTGGAACGGCGAGCAGATGGTGTTCGGCGACGGCGACGGCGAGATCTTCCTCGACTTCACCATCCCGATCGACGTCATCGGCCACGAACTGAGCCACGGCGTCACGCAGTACACGGCGAACCTGACCTACTTCGGGCAGCCGGGCGCGCTCAACGAGTCCATGTCGGACGTCTTCGGCGCCCTCATCAAGCAGTACACGCTCGGCCAGACCGCAGCCGAGGCGGACTGGCTGATCGGCGCGGGCCTGCTCGCCCCACGCGTCACGGGCACCGCCCTGCGCTCGATGAAGGCCCCGGGCACGGCGTACGACGACGACGTCCTCGGCAAGGACCCGCAGCCGGCGACCATGGACGACTACGTCCGCACGGGCCGCGACAACGGCGGTGTCCACATCAACTCGGGCATCCCCAACCACGCGTTCTACCTCGTGGCCACCGCGCTCGGCGGCCAGGCCTGGGAGCGCGCCGGACAGATCTGGTACGACGTCCTCACCGGCGGCGAGCTGAGCAAGCAGGCCCTCTTCGTCGACTTCGCCACGCTCACGGTGAAGGCCGCGAAGGACCGCTACGGGCAGGGCGACGAGCTGACGGCGGTGCTGAAGGCCTGGGAGCAGGTGGGCGTGCGGACGCTGTGA
- a CDS encoding oligopeptide/dipeptide ABC transporter ATP-binding protein, producing MNALVEVSGAHVVHRARGGGVFGRDRVYALTGADLVIAPGETVGVVGESGCGKSTLAKVLVGVDRPTAGSVAFRGRDLWSMSPAERRTAVGRGTGMIFQDPSTALNRRLTIRRILRDPLDVHRHGTPAERENRVRELMSLVGLPPALADALPGRLSGGQRQRVAIARALALDPELVVADEPTSALDVSVRAQILNLLLDLKERLGLALVFVSHDIQTVRRMSDRVITMYLGRIVEETPAALVTERARHPYTRALFSATPGLLAPIDPIPLAGPVPSATRPPSGCPFRTRCWKADEVCAQIVPDFSAASAPGHRFRCHHPVQEQESTRDLVAQAEAAPASHSPRAVEDRGSRP from the coding sequence GTGAACGCGCTCGTGGAGGTCTCCGGCGCCCATGTCGTCCACCGGGCGCGCGGCGGCGGGGTGTTCGGCCGGGACCGGGTGTACGCGCTGACCGGCGCCGACCTGGTGATCGCGCCCGGTGAGACCGTGGGCGTGGTGGGCGAGTCGGGGTGCGGCAAGTCGACGCTGGCGAAGGTGCTGGTGGGCGTGGACCGGCCGACGGCGGGATCGGTCGCCTTCCGGGGCCGGGACCTGTGGTCCATGTCCCCGGCCGAGCGCCGTACGGCCGTCGGCCGGGGCACGGGCATGATCTTCCAGGATCCCTCGACGGCCCTGAACCGCCGACTGACGATCCGCCGGATCCTGCGCGACCCGCTCGACGTCCACCGGCACGGCACCCCGGCCGAACGGGAGAACCGGGTAAGGGAGTTGATGTCCCTGGTCGGTCTGCCCCCGGCGCTCGCGGACGCGCTGCCCGGCCGGCTCTCCGGGGGCCAGCGGCAACGCGTGGCGATCGCGCGGGCGTTGGCGCTCGACCCCGAGCTGGTGGTGGCGGACGAGCCGACGAGCGCACTGGACGTCTCGGTGCGCGCCCAGATCCTCAACCTCCTGCTCGACCTGAAAGAACGCCTCGGCCTGGCGCTGGTGTTCGTCTCGCACGACATCCAGACGGTACGGAGGATGAGCGACCGTGTGATCACCATGTATCTGGGCCGGATCGTGGAGGAGACCCCGGCGGCCCTGGTCACCGAGCGCGCCCGGCACCCGTACACCCGCGCGCTGTTCTCGGCCACCCCCGGGCTGCTCGCCCCGATCGACCCGATCCCGCTGGCGGGCCCCGTCCCCTCGGCCACCCGGCCGCCGAGCGGCTGCCCGTTCCGTACGCGCTGCTGGAAGGCGGACGAGGTGTGCGCGCAGATCGTGCCGGACTTCTCGGCCGCGTCGGCCCCCGGGCACCGCTTCCGCTGCCACCATCCTGTGCAGGAGCAGGAGTCGACGCGTGATCTGGTCGCCCAGGCGGAGGCCGCGCCCGCGTCGCACTCCCCACGCGCTGTAGAGGACCGAGGGAGCCGACCATGA
- a CDS encoding dipeptide/oligopeptide/nickel ABC transporter permease/ATP-binding protein, whose amino-acid sequence MPMFGLIVTTRKRLTDALSRPGVRTRSWRRLPPLSRIAVCFLAVVVLTALLAPLLAPHDPLDQRALTGGTGAPSADHWMGQDSLGRDILSRLMYGARWSLAIGLGATALALVVGAVVGAVAATSRKAVDEALMRCLDVVMAFPGIALAAVLVAVFGGGITVLICAIAFLFTPPVARVVRANVLDQYGEDYVTAERVIGARTPHIVLRHVAVNCAAPVLVFCTVQVAEAVVFEASLSFIGAGVRPPDPSWGSVIADGKNMVLTGGWWATVFPGLLMLLTVLCLNILSEGVSDAWAAPVAREEEPGEPREGEDRWGAEGRREAEAPREFSVPGGGGEADELPGLAEAAERLRARARPLPEGPPVLSVEDLAIGFDGRHRGVDIVDGISFEVRPGEVLGLVGESGCGKSLTALTVMGLEPKGARVRGRVRFGRRQLVGEPMRVRRRLLGHEMAMIYQDALSSLNPAMTIRAQLGQVVRRGGRRPAPELLRMVGLDPGRTLTSYPHELSGGQRQRVLIAMALSRDPSLIVADEPTTALDVTVQAQIVALLLRLREELGFALVLVSHDLALVADVTDRVAVMYGGRIVETGVTADLVERPAHPYTRGLLGSVLSLESAAERMTQIRGVVPSPAGFPAGCRFADRCPRASEVCRTTAPAPRGPRTHTAACHHPVVDLPDDAEVAR is encoded by the coding sequence ATGCCGATGTTCGGCCTGATCGTGACCACGCGCAAACGCCTGACGGACGCCCTGTCCCGGCCCGGCGTGCGGACGCGCTCCTGGCGGCGGCTGCCGCCGCTCTCCCGGATCGCGGTCTGCTTCCTGGCGGTCGTGGTCCTCACCGCACTCCTCGCCCCCCTCCTCGCCCCGCACGACCCGCTGGACCAGCGGGCCCTGACGGGCGGCACCGGAGCGCCCTCGGCCGACCACTGGATGGGGCAGGACAGCCTCGGCCGGGACATCCTGAGCCGGCTGATGTACGGGGCACGCTGGTCGCTGGCGATCGGGCTCGGCGCCACCGCGCTGGCCCTGGTCGTGGGGGCGGTCGTCGGCGCCGTCGCCGCGACCTCGCGCAAGGCGGTCGACGAGGCGCTGATGCGGTGCCTGGACGTCGTCATGGCGTTCCCCGGCATCGCGCTCGCCGCCGTGCTCGTGGCCGTCTTCGGCGGTGGGATCACCGTCCTGATCTGCGCGATCGCCTTCCTGTTCACCCCGCCGGTCGCCAGGGTGGTCCGGGCCAACGTCCTGGACCAGTACGGCGAGGACTACGTGACCGCCGAGCGGGTGATAGGGGCCCGCACCCCGCACATCGTGCTCCGGCACGTGGCGGTCAACTGCGCCGCCCCGGTGCTCGTGTTCTGCACGGTCCAGGTCGCCGAGGCCGTCGTCTTCGAGGCGTCGCTGTCCTTCATCGGCGCGGGCGTACGGCCGCCGGACCCGTCCTGGGGCAGCGTCATCGCCGACGGCAAGAACATGGTGCTGACCGGCGGCTGGTGGGCGACCGTGTTCCCCGGCCTGCTGATGCTGCTCACGGTCCTCTGCCTCAACATCCTCTCCGAGGGCGTCTCCGACGCGTGGGCGGCGCCGGTCGCGCGGGAGGAGGAACCGGGGGAGCCGCGGGAGGGAGAGGACCGGTGGGGGGCCGAGGGCCGGCGCGAGGCCGAGGCTCCGCGGGAGTTCTCCGTGCCGGGCGGCGGAGGTGAGGCCGACGAGTTGCCCGGGCTGGCCGAGGCGGCCGAGCGGCTGCGGGCCCGGGCCCGCCCGCTGCCCGAGGGGCCGCCGGTGCTGTCCGTGGAGGACCTCGCGATCGGCTTCGACGGCCGCCATCGGGGCGTGGACATCGTCGACGGCATCAGCTTCGAGGTCCGCCCCGGTGAGGTCCTGGGCCTGGTCGGCGAGTCGGGCTGCGGCAAGTCGCTGACCGCGCTGACGGTGATGGGCCTGGAACCGAAGGGTGCCCGGGTGCGCGGCCGGGTCCGGTTCGGCCGACGGCAGCTGGTGGGCGAGCCGATGCGCGTGCGGCGCCGCCTGCTCGGCCACGAGATGGCGATGATCTACCAGGACGCCCTGTCCTCCCTGAACCCGGCGATGACGATCCGCGCCCAGCTGGGTCAGGTCGTGCGCCGGGGCGGCCGGCGCCCCGCGCCCGAGCTGCTGCGCATGGTGGGCCTCGACCCCGGCCGCACCCTCACCAGTTACCCGCACGAACTCTCCGGCGGCCAGCGCCAGCGCGTCCTCATCGCGATGGCCCTGTCCCGTGACCCCAGCCTGATCGTGGCCGACGAGCCGACGACCGCCCTCGACGTGACGGTCCAGGCCCAGATCGTCGCGCTGCTGCTGCGGCTGCGCGAGGAGCTGGGCTTCGCCCTGGTCCTCGTCTCCCACGACCTCGCCCTGGTCGCGGACGTCACCGACCGGGTGGCGGTGATGTACGGCGGCCGGATCGTCGAGACGGGCGTGACGGCCGACCTGGTGGAGCGGCCCGCCCACCCCTACACGCGCGGCCTGCTGGGCAGTGTGCTGTCCCTGGAGTCGGCGGCCGAGCGGATGACCCAGATCAGGGGGGTCGTCCCCTCCCCCGCCGGCTTCCCGGCGGGCTGCCGCTTCGCCGACCGCTGCCCCCGCGCGAGCGAGGTCTGCCGGACGACGGCCCCGGCCCCGCGCGGCCCCCGTACGCACACGGCGGCCTGCCACCACCCGGTGGTGGATCTCCCGGACGACGCGGAGGTGGCCCGGTGA
- a CDS encoding TerB family tellurite resistance protein, which produces MLPGRDPIGDAAALAGVGCTSRATGLSRVMGTRIAWTGVGDGEFFCPGCGGDRNYQRLTGRRRFTFLGVPVLPRGETGPVVECAACRHHYAIDVLDHPTTTRFSAMLRDAVHTVALAVLAADGSGSRASLSVAASAVRSAGFDDCTEDQLAALVQALAADTGRVHGEPCGPGLAIELHEALDPLAPHLAATGREAILLQGARIALADGPYTPAERDALATVGAALTICSDDVTRLLAAARTPS; this is translated from the coding sequence GTGCTGCCAGGACGGGACCCGATCGGCGATGCCGCCGCGCTCGCCGGCGTGGGGTGCACCAGCCGTGCCACCGGCCTGTCGCGGGTGATGGGGACGCGGATCGCGTGGACGGGCGTCGGTGACGGCGAGTTCTTCTGTCCGGGCTGCGGGGGCGACCGCAACTACCAGCGCCTCACCGGCCGCCGCCGCTTCACCTTCCTGGGCGTCCCGGTCCTGCCGCGCGGCGAGACGGGCCCCGTGGTGGAGTGCGCGGCCTGCCGCCACCACTACGCCATCGACGTCCTCGACCACCCGACCACCACCCGCTTCTCCGCGATGCTCCGCGACGCCGTCCACACGGTCGCCCTGGCGGTCCTCGCGGCCGACGGCAGCGGCTCCCGCGCCTCCCTGTCGGTGGCCGCCTCCGCCGTCCGCTCCGCCGGCTTCGACGACTGCACCGAGGACCAGCTCGCCGCCCTGGTCCAGGCACTGGCCGCCGACACCGGCCGCGTCCACGGCGAACCCTGCGGCCCCGGCCTCGCCATAGAGCTCCACGAGGCCCTCGACCCGCTCGCCCCCCACCTCGCCGCCACCGGCCGTGAGGCGATCCTCCTCCAGGGCGCCCGGATCGCCCTGGCGGACGGCCCCTACACCCCGGCCGAGCGGGACGCGCTCGCCACGGTCGGGGCGGCCCTGACGATCTGCTCGGACGACGTGACCCGTCTGCTGGCGGCGGCGCGCACGCCGTCGTAG
- the leuA gene encoding 2-isopropylmalate synthase, translated as MANRQQPTSMPIHKYGQYEQVDIPGRTWPNNRITVAPRWLSTDLRDGNQSLIDPMSPERKRRMFDQLVKMGYKEIEVGFPASGQTDFDFVRSIIEEPGAVPDDVTISVLTQAREDLIERTVESLKGAKRATVHLYNATAPVFRRVVFRGSKDEIKQIAVDGTRLVMEYAEKLLGPETEFGYQYSPEIFTDTELDFALEVCEAVMDVYQPGPGREIILNLPATVERSTPSTHADRFEWMSRNISRREHVVISVHPHNDRGTAVAAAELALMAGADRVEGCLFGQGERTGNVDLVTLGMNLFSQGVDPQIDFSDIDEIRRTWEYCNQMEVHPRHPYVGDLVYTSFSGSHQDAIKKGFDAMEADAKAKGVTVDDIEWAVPYLPIDPKDVGRSYEAVIRVNSQSGKGGVAYVLKNDHKLDLPRRMQIEFSKLIQAKTDAEGGEVTGSDIWAVFQDEYLPNPENPWGRVQVRNNQSTTDKDGVDTLTVEAVVDGTETTLVGTGNGPISAFFHALQGIGIDARLLDYQEHTMSEGASAQAASYIEVAIEDKVLWGIGIDANTTRASLKAVVSAVNRAAR; from the coding sequence ATGGCGAACCGCCAGCAGCCCACGTCCATGCCGATCCACAAGTACGGGCAGTACGAGCAGGTCGACATCCCCGGCCGCACGTGGCCGAACAACCGGATCACCGTCGCCCCCCGCTGGCTCTCCACCGATCTGCGCGACGGCAACCAGTCCCTGATCGACCCGATGTCGCCCGAGCGCAAGCGCCGGATGTTCGACCAGCTGGTCAAGATGGGCTACAAGGAGATCGAGGTCGGCTTCCCCGCCTCCGGCCAGACGGACTTCGACTTCGTACGGTCGATCATCGAGGAGCCGGGGGCCGTCCCGGACGACGTCACCATCTCCGTACTGACCCAGGCCCGCGAGGACCTGATCGAGCGGACCGTGGAGTCGCTGAAGGGCGCCAAGCGGGCGACCGTCCACCTGTACAACGCCACCGCGCCCGTCTTCCGGCGGGTCGTCTTCCGGGGCTCCAAGGACGAGATCAAGCAGATCGCCGTGGACGGTACGCGCCTGGTGATGGAGTACGCGGAGAAACTGCTGGGCCCCGAGACCGAGTTCGGCTACCAGTACAGCCCGGAGATCTTCACCGACACCGAGCTGGACTTCGCCCTGGAGGTCTGCGAGGCGGTGATGGACGTCTACCAGCCCGGTCCGGGCCGCGAGATCATCCTCAACCTGCCCGCCACGGTGGAGCGTTCGACCCCGTCGACGCACGCGGACCGCTTCGAGTGGATGAGCCGCAACATCTCCCGCCGCGAGCACGTCGTCATCTCCGTCCACCCGCACAACGACCGTGGTACGGCCGTCGCCGCCGCCGAACTGGCCCTGATGGCCGGCGCCGACCGCGTCGAGGGCTGTCTGTTCGGCCAGGGCGAGCGCACCGGCAACGTCGACCTGGTCACCCTGGGCATGAACCTGTTCTCGCAGGGCGTCGACCCGCAGATCGACTTCTCCGACATCGACGAGATCCGTCGCACGTGGGAGTACTGCAACCAGATGGAGGTCCACCCGCGCCACCCGTACGTGGGCGACCTGGTCTACACGTCCTTCTCCGGCTCCCACCAGGACGCCATCAAGAAGGGCTTCGACGCCATGGAGGCCGACGCCAAGGCCAAGGGCGTCACCGTCGACGACATCGAGTGGGCGGTCCCGTACCTGCCGATCGACCCCAAGGACGTCGGCCGTTCCTACGAGGCCGTCATCCGGGTCAACTCGCAGTCCGGCAAGGGCGGTGTCGCCTACGTCCTGAAGAACGACCACAAGCTGGACCTGCCGCGCCGGATGCAGATCGAGTTCTCGAAGCTCATCCAGGCCAAGACCGACGCCGAGGGCGGCGAGGTCACCGGCTCCGACATCTGGGCGGTCTTCCAGGACGAGTACCTGCCGAACCCCGAGAACCCCTGGGGCCGGGTCCAGGTCCGCAACAACCAGTCGACCACCGACAAGGACGGCGTGGACACGCTGACCGTGGAGGCCGTGGTGGACGGCACGGAGACCACTCTGGTGGGCACCGGCAACGGCCCGATCTCGGCGTTCTTCCACGCGCTGCAGGGCATCGGCATCGACGCGCGACTGCTGGACTACCAGGAGCACACGATGAGCGAGGGCGCCTCCGCGCAGGCCGCCTCGTACATCGAGGTCGCCATCGAGGACAAGGTCCTGTGGGGCATCGGTATCGACGCGAACACGACGCGTGCGTCGCTGAAGGCGGTCGTCTCCGCCGTCAACCGCGCGGCCCGCTGA
- a CDS encoding protealysin inhibitor emfourin — MRIEVRRTGGFAGIERHAVVDTAGRPDAEEWRALAECALAADRGSPPFGVPDGFRYEITVDGRTAYCADPGLTQEQRELIRRVLKEGA; from the coding sequence ATGCGTATCGAAGTGCGGCGCACGGGCGGTTTCGCGGGCATCGAGCGGCACGCGGTGGTGGACACCGCCGGACGGCCCGATGCGGAGGAGTGGCGGGCCCTGGCCGAGTGCGCGCTCGCGGCCGACCGGGGCTCGCCGCCGTTCGGGGTGCCGGACGGCTTCCGTTACGAGATCACGGTGGACGGAAGGACGGCGTACTGCGCGGACCCCGGGCTGACACAGGAGCAGCGGGAGCTGATCAGGAGGGTGCTCAAGGAGGGTGCGTGA
- a CDS encoding ABC transporter permease has product MVAVLRVLLRRIALLVPLLLGIVLFVFVVMRFSDVDPASAFFQGANPTPEQLREFREDNGLLDPLPVRYVGFVGDLLHGDMGISALTRAPVVDQVMTALPLTLQLTFLGLGIAVVLALLGGVTAAIHRDRLPDQIIRVVSLTGVAAPGFWLALLMIQYLAVDLGWFPTGGYVNPADSFTGWLRTMTLPAFALSLPVAAQLTRIVRTAMVEELDKDYVRTAIGSGLPPRVVVGRNVLRNALINPLTVLGLRVGYLLGGAVVIETIFSLPGMGKLMIDAVKNGDPAVVQGVVLTTAAGFVVVNLVIDVLHLLVNPRLRDAT; this is encoded by the coding sequence GTGGTCGCCGTCCTGCGCGTTCTGCTGCGGCGGATCGCTCTGCTCGTTCCGCTGCTGCTCGGAATCGTGCTGTTCGTGTTCGTCGTCATGAGGTTCTCGGACGTCGATCCGGCGTCCGCGTTCTTCCAGGGGGCGAACCCCACACCGGAGCAGCTGCGCGAGTTCCGGGAGGACAACGGTCTGCTGGACCCCCTGCCCGTGCGCTACGTCGGCTTCGTCGGCGATCTGCTGCACGGGGACATGGGGATCAGCGCGCTCACCCGGGCGCCCGTCGTCGATCAGGTCATGACCGCGCTGCCGCTCACCCTCCAGCTGACCTTCCTGGGGCTCGGCATCGCGGTCGTACTGGCCCTGCTCGGCGGGGTCACCGCGGCGATCCACCGGGACCGGCTGCCGGACCAGATCATCCGGGTGGTGTCGCTGACCGGGGTCGCGGCGCCGGGATTCTGGCTGGCGCTGCTGATGATCCAGTACCTGGCGGTGGACCTCGGCTGGTTCCCGACCGGCGGGTACGTCAATCCGGCGGACTCCTTCACCGGCTGGCTGCGGACGATGACACTGCCGGCGTTCGCACTGTCGCTGCCGGTGGCGGCGCAGCTCACCCGGATCGTGCGGACGGCGATGGTGGAGGAGCTGGACAAGGACTACGTACGGACGGCGATCGGGAGCGGACTGCCACCCCGGGTCGTGGTGGGCCGGAACGTGCTCCGGAACGCGCTGATCAACCCCCTGACCGTGCTCGGGCTGCGCGTCGGCTATCTGCTCGGCGGCGCGGTCGTCATCGAGACGATCTTCTCCCTCCCCGGGATGGGCAAGCTGATGATCGACGCCGTGAAGAACGGCGATCCGGCGGTCGTCCAAGGTGTCGTACTGACCACGGCCGCGGGCTTCGTGGTCGTGAACCTCGTCATCGACGTCCTCCATCTGCTGGTGAACCCGCGGCTCAGGGACGCGACGTGA
- a CDS encoding dihydrodipicolinate synthase family protein — MTVPAPLTGVVPPVCTPLTPDREVDVPSLVRLVDHLVAGGVDALFVLGSSSEAAYLTDAQRRRVVESVVGHVGGQLPVLAGVIDMTTPRVLDHVRAVTAAGAEAVVATAPFYARTHPVEIARHFRLLAAGSPVPVLAYDIPAAVHTKLPADVVLELAAEGAIAGLKDSSGDLAAFRAVVTGARANPALSGFSVLTGSELLVDSALALGAHGAVPGLANVDPAGYVRLDRLCRAGDGDRARAEQERLCALFGLTGVGAPSRMGAGSSALGAFKAALHLRGVIACPATAEPQIPLSEAEVERIGKYLAAAGLL; from the coding sequence ATGACCGTCCCCGCCCCGCTGACCGGTGTCGTCCCGCCCGTCTGCACCCCCCTGACACCCGACCGCGAGGTGGACGTCCCCTCGCTCGTGCGGCTCGTGGACCATCTGGTGGCGGGCGGTGTGGACGCGCTGTTCGTGCTCGGCTCGTCGTCGGAGGCGGCGTATCTGACGGACGCGCAGCGGCGGCGGGTCGTGGAGTCGGTCGTCGGGCACGTCGGCGGTCAACTGCCCGTGCTCGCCGGGGTGATCGACATGACCACGCCCCGCGTCCTGGACCACGTCCGCGCCGTGACCGCCGCCGGGGCCGAGGCCGTCGTGGCCACGGCCCCCTTCTACGCCCGCACCCACCCGGTGGAGATCGCCCGCCACTTCCGGCTGCTCGCCGCCGGTTCCCCCGTCCCCGTCCTCGCCTACGACATCCCGGCCGCCGTGCACACCAAGCTGCCCGCCGACGTGGTCCTGGAACTGGCGGCGGAGGGGGCGATCGCCGGCCTCAAGGACTCCAGCGGCGACCTGGCCGCCTTCCGCGCGGTCGTCACGGGCGCCCGTGCGAACCCCGCCCTGAGCGGCTTCAGCGTCCTCACCGGCTCCGAACTGCTCGTCGACTCCGCCCTCGCCCTCGGCGCGCACGGCGCGGTGCCGGGGCTGGCGAACGTCGACCCCGCCGGGTACGTCCGTCTCGACCGCCTCTGCCGCGCCGGCGACGGGGACCGGGCCCGCGCCGAACAGGAACGCCTGTGCGCCCTCTTCGGCCTGACCGGCGTCGGCGCCCCGTCCCGCATGGGGGCCGGCTCCTCCGCGCTCGGCGCCTTCAAGGCGGCCCTCCACCTGCGCGGTGTCATCGCCTGCCCGGCCACGGCGGAACCGCAGATCCCGCTGTCGGAGGCGGAGGTCGAGCGGATCGGCAAGTACCTGGCGGCCGCGGGGCTGTTGTAG